The DNA window ACGCCTACCGCTTTCAACCTCGTCGCGAGTTCGTCGAAATCGCGGACGGCAAGCGTCGGGTCGCCACTCGGCCGAAGGTAGACGTTGCCGATGACGGATCCGCCTTCGACACGCGCACTTGGCAAGAGTTCGAGCCTGGTGCTGAACTTGTAATCGGAGCCGAGCGCCCACAAGGTTGTCGATGTCGTGAACAGCTTCTGCACGGAAGCAGGCATCACCGGAAGATCGGGGTTGACGGCATACACCGGATGAATGCGATCGTCCGGCTCGAAGAAGACCACCTTGCATGCAGGAGTCATTCGTTTATACTTCGTCGCGGGCAGTATCGACGCAAGCTCCTCGCGCAGACCGTTGAGCGCAACGGCAGTATCGCAGTTACAACCGGTGAAGTTAACATTCAGAGGAGTGTGAATGGAATCGAACAGGACAGGCTGTGCCTTGAGCGACGTTGCTGCCAATAGCAGCGACAATGCAATATATCTCCAGCGGTTCGTTGGCTTCAAACTGGTCACTCCCTGTTGGTATTACGATAGCATTCCTCGAATAATTCCTCCGGCCGCTGCAAGAGCTTCCGATAGCTTCGAAGGATCCTTCCCGCCCGCTTGTGCAAAGTTTGGCCTGCCGCCTCCTTTGCCGCCCACGATTTCGGCGACCGCTCCGACGAGCTTCCCTGCCTGGATCTTTTTCTCTTTGGCGACATCATCGCTGACAAGCGCGACAAGCGACGCCTTGCCGTCGATCTCGGAGCCAAGTACGATTACCGCCCCGCTGCCCATCGACGACTGTACCATCTCTGCAAACGACTTGAATTCTTCCCCATCACTCGAGGCAACGAGCTTCGTCGAAAGACGAATCTTCGTGCCTTCGAGCACAGCGGTCGATCCGACGATCGAGGAGGCTTCGTCCTTGCGCGACGCAAGATTTAGCCGGGCGATCTCCTTCTCGAGCTTTCGTTTCTCTTCTTCGAGTCGTTCACGCTCAGCCGTCAGGTCGGTGATCGTTGCAAGCTTCTCGCTGATATACCGCTCGATGCCCCGGCCGGTAACAGCCTCAATACGTCGGGTTCCGCTGGCAATGCTGCCTTCATGCACAAATTTGAACAGGCCGATCTCAGCTGTGTTCGGAACATGGGTCCCACCGCAAAACTCGCGTGAGAACGGACCGAAGTCAACCACATTCACGTGTGTCCCGTACTTGTCGCCGAAGAACATGAGCGCACCCATCTTCTTTGCATCGTCGAACGGAATGTTGCGATGATGCACGAGCGGGGTCGCCTCACGAATTTTCTCGTTGACGAGCGCTTCGATGTCTCGCAGTTCTTCGTCGCTGACTTTTTGATAATGCGAGAAGTCGAATCGAAGCCGATCCTCCGTCACGAGCGAACCGGCCTGATGGACATGTTCGCCAAGAATAAGGCGCAGCGCGGAGTGAGCCAGATGCGTCGCGGAATGATTGCGCATGATGTCGTAGCGGCGGATCGTATCGACCTCGGCCGTCACAGACGCACCTTCGGTAATAATCGCCTCTTCACGCTCGATCACATGTCCGATAGCCGTACCGCCGGCGAGCTTGCGGACGTCGACGACCTTGTACGGGTCACCGCTGATCATCAGAATTCCGACGTCCGAAATCTGTCCGCCGGACTCCGCATAGAATGGCGTCTTGTCGAGGACGACCAGATCGTCGTGCGCAAAGATAACCTTCGCCTCGGCGGCCATCACATCGTAGCCGAGGAATTCGGACGACACATTGAGCGATTCCGTGCTGGCAATCTCGTGGTGCTTTTTTGCCGCATGCACACGTTTGCTACGCTCCTTCTGCTCGTCGAGCAGCTCGGCGAAACGCTTCATATCGACAGTAAGCGCTCGTTCACCGGCGAGCACCTGTGTCAGATCGATCGGGAAACCGAACGTATCGTAGAGTTTGAACGCATCGTCTCCGGCGATCGTCTTCTTCCCACTGGCGGTAATATCGTCGAACATTGCAAGACCACGGTCGAGCGTTGTATTGAAGCTATCTTCTTCGGCCTTGATCACCTTGAAGACAAGATCTTTTCGCTCGCGAAGTTCTGGGAATGCAACACCCATCACTTGTGCGACGACACCGGACAATTCACAAATGAACGGCTGCGTAAACCCAAGCTTTCTGCCATAGCGGGCAGCGCGTCGAAGAATACGACGCAATACATATCCGCGCCCTTCGTTGCCGGGCAAGGCTCCGTCGGCGATGGCACAGCTGAGCGCTCTGACGTGATCGGCGATCACACGCATCGCAATATCTGTCATCCCTCTATCTTGCAGTTCATCAGAATTATAGGGGATTCCAGATTTCTCCGACATCCACTTGATGTACGGCGAGAACACATCGGTATCGTAATTCGAGTATTTGTTCTGCATCACGGCGCAGACGCGCTCGAAGCCCATGCCCGTATCGACGTGCTTTGCCGGAAGGTCCTCCAGCGATCCGTCGGGTTGACGATTGTGCTGAATGAACACGAGATTCCAAATCTCGACAACGTCCGGCGAGCCGGCATTGACAAGCGGACCGCCGGATTTATCCGGCGTCTTGTCATAGTGAATCTCCGAACACGGTCCGCACGGCCCCGTCTCGCCCATCTCCCAAAAATTATCTTTTGCGCCGAACTTCTGAATATGGGTGGGGTCGATATCGGTTACCTCCGCCCATAATCGAGCCGCTTCATCATCGGTCTCGAAGACCGTTGCGTAGAGGCGGGTTTTATCAAGCCCCCATACTTTCGTCAGGAGCTCCCATGCCCAGGCGATCGCTTCCTTCTTGTAGTAGTCTCCGAAGCTCCAGTTGCCGAGCATCTCGAAGAGCGTGTGATGATAGGTGTCGTGACCGACTTCTTCGAGATCGTTGTGCTTGCCCGAGACACGCAAACATTTCTGCGTATCCGCCGCGCGCGTATAGGGCCGAACTCCCTCGCCGAGGAAGACATCCTTGAACTGGTTCATTCCGGCGTTCGTAAAGAGCAGCGTACGGTCGCCGTGCGGAATGACGGGCGCGCTCGGGACGACGGTATGTCCCTTCGATTTGAAGAAATCCAAAAAGCTCTGTCTGATCTCGCTCGAGGTCATGCGTAGGAAAGGTTTGGTCGCGGTTTATAGATAGGCTATAAAACAAATCCGGCGAATAGGGTTTCTCCCTGCTTCGATTGGTAGTGGCTCTGTTTTGAAATGGGTTCAAAAACTGTCATTCTGAGCAAAGCGAAGAATCCCTCGATGAAACGCAGTCAGGCTCCACCAAAGGGATACTTCGCTTCGCTCAGAATGACAAGTGTACATTGAACCACTACTGTTCGATCGTTGATAGAAATACACCTGCCATCGAAATTCTATTTGTTTTCATAAAAATGCTGTCTTTTGAAAGAAATCGGAACCATCGGACTTAGACTGTCATTGTAGATACCGCATCTTGATCAACGTATTGCCAGCATTATTTGAGTTGGCGGAGTGCCGCCGTGTGAATACACATTGATACATATGGATCGCTTCGGTGCCGATACTTCACCGGTGGTCGATCAACGATAGCTCTTCATTCTATTCATCGCTACAACCTATGAAACGACTGACGCTCTGGAGCATGCTCCTTCTGTGTGCCCTTTCATCCATCCACTGCTCGAAGAAAGCCGAACCGGGCGCGATTGCGACCGATGTCTCGCTGGTACCGATCAAACCGGTGCCGCTTCCCGATCCCGGCATCCCCAATTTCCATTTTCCCGAACCCGAGGCCACGATCGATCAGTGGATCAACTCGAATGACATGCCGAAGGAGTATCTGCATTCGTGGGGTATCTGGACCGCGTTGAATGCAAATTCGGGCCAAAAGTATAACGGCGAGGATCTCCGTGTCTTCGAAACATGGCTGACGCCCGACGACATGGCCGCAGCGATCAACGCAAAACAACAGAAAGCACCGATCGCCCTCGAAGCTGTTCCTCGCAACCGGGGGACGCTCAAAGATCCGAATCAGTCCTTGCATGCCAGACACATGCACAAACTCAAGCTCGGACAGGAAATCCCACAGCCGGTGCAGAACCGCATTCTCGGTTTTGTAAAGTACGACCCAACCGCTGCGCAATTCACGATCGACAATACCCTGCTCGATTCGACCACATTGCAGTCGATGATCAACGCGGGTAAGACCGATATCCCGGATTTCCCAAACACGGCGATCACCACAAAGCCGGTATTTAATATCATTACAAAGAGCACCCTCGACTCGAACGGCGGATACTACAAGCTGCCGGTATGGTCGGGCCCGAACGATACGTCGATTGGTTATCCGTCATCCGCATGGCCCGGAAGTGTCTGGGTCGATCCGAAAAATCAGGGCCAGGGACACGGTGGTGTTGATACCGGACAAGGACGTTCGCCGCAGAATACGTATAATCTCGACGAGTTCGTTCACTTCAAGCTGGATAAGAAATCAGCGTCCTACATTAAGGCCTCGTATGGCATCGATGCGAACGAAGGCGACTATGCGATTCTCGTTGCCATGCATGTGACGTCACGCGAGATCAAGCGATGGACATGGCAGACGTTCTGGTGGGCGCCGAACGCCGATGCGCCGCCGGCTCCGAGCTCGAAAGCAATTGCCGATGCCCGTCCGTCGCAACTCACCGGTGCGCCGCGACATTATGCGATGGCTGTTGCATACACCTTCATCGATCCGAACCAGCCGTATACCAACGGCAACAACATCGGAACATCGATCTATACGTTCAATCCGTATCTCGAAGCAGGCTTCGATACATCCGTCTTTTACGAAAAGGCAATCGTCATGACGAAGGGTAAGCCTATCGTCAACGATGTCGGTGTCCATACGAATTGTATGAGCTGTCATGCGCTGGCGAATTTCAACCCCGGCAATCTCGTCCCGACCGGACCGGGTTATATGGCAGATACATATATCGATATGGATGGCAAGCGATTCAAAGGCGTCCTGAAGCTCGACTTCTTATGGTCGATCCAGGGCAACATTATCGAGGACTCTACGAAAAAATAGCCGATGAAGAAGCTCATCCCGATCCTGACGCTTGCAGCAACGCTGGGCGTCACCTCGTGTTCAAAGAAAGCAATGGAAGGTGACGCCGAGCCCGGCGTCCCTTCCGAGCTTGCAACTCCTGCAGAGTTTGTAAGCACCATTCCCTCCGACATTGATACGTCGCTGCAGAACCAGTATATGGCGAACCACGAGATCGCGAAGTCGCAACGGCTTCACGACCTTTTCTCATGGCGCTCGTTTCTGGCGATCAACTGGCCTGTCGATGCGAAAGGCGATCCGCAGCCGAAACTCACCGATGCCGGCCAGCCGCGCTGGACGGGGTGGTCCGAGGCGTTCAACGTGTTCCGCGATAGCGGCCAGCACCCGTTGCCGTGGGGAGCAAACCGGTTGCCACCGTCGTGGATCGTTAAAGGGTTGCAACGCAAACAACTCAATGCAAGCGCTGATGGAGCGCATAGACGGATTCTTTTCCTCAACAACAAGACTCTGCCTATCCACGGCAAGCAGACGGTTGCGAATGAAGTCGATCAGGCGTTTACCGGACCGATGTTCGATCAGAACGGGAATCTCGTTCGCTACGAAGTCCTGCTCAATAAGCAAGAATACGATTACATCGTGGCGAACGAACTCTATAATTGGGACGGCCAGATTGTGTTCTCATCGAAGCATGACTCTCTGGCCGACTTCCCGTCCGGTATATTCCAGGACAAGGATTCGGTCGGAGCAATCGAAATCAAACTCGCCTGGAAAGTACTCGATCCGAAGAAGGACATCGCATCGCGCTACTTCAGCATGGATGCGTACGTCTATAATCTCGACAGCACTTGGAGCGATGTCAAGGTAGGCCTCGTCGGAATGCACATCAGCCACAAGTGTGCTTCGGGCAAACAGTGGTTATGGTCAACGTTCGAGCAAGTAGATAATGTCGAAGTCAATGAGCTCGCGGCAGAAACCGATTCGTCGAAACTGCCGAAGAAGCCGTCGTTCTACGACCCGAATTGTCCGTCGTGCCCGGTAAACGTCTTCGTCGATTCGACGCAGATCCCCTATACCAATCCGGCCGAGTATATTAAATATTCGATCCCGAAGGATAAATACATCCCAAACGGGGGCGGTGCGTTCATCGCGCAGGCACAACGTGTTATCCCGATCCCGAAGGCATTGCAAGAACTCAACCATCGCATTCAGAAGATGCTTGCAGCGCAGGGATCGGTCTGGCAGTACTACGAACTCATCGGCACGCAGTGGCCGAAGCACCAGTTCGTGCCGCCGGCACCGAACACGTATGCTGCGCTGCCGCGGAGCGTCGACAACAAACCGGGCGGCGATCCCGAACCCGTCTTCCTGACGAACATGACGATGGAAACATATTTCCAACTCGGCAATCAAAGCGCCTCGAATATGATCGAGAATGCAAACGCCCCGGCAAACGTCTCGCAGGAGCGATACGTATTCGGCACCGAAAGCTGTATGGGCTGTCACTCGTCTGCGGGTCTTGCCGTCGGTAAAGATTCCAGCGGCAATCCGATCTTCGCTCCCCAGCTCTCGGCCGATTTCAGTTGGCTGCTCAATACCAAAGCGACCTGGAAGCGATAACAGATCGAACTTCGTTCGATCGCCTCGGATGTTGACGATCGAACCGGTGAAAACGCCCCGGGGCCGATACGGATACCACCGTGTCGGTCCCGGTCTGGTTTTGTACATTAGATAACCTACGTGAGATAGAGTTACGTAGCTTCTTTGTGGCCACATCCTAAACGAAAGAATCCGCCGAAGCGGACTCTCACTCAAACCTCAGTATTGCGAGCGTTTAGCTTAGGATCTGTGTATGCAGTGCGATCTCTTCGAGTACGGAGCTCACGCGCAGACATTCGCCCATATCGCCGTCGAACACTACTGATTTGCCTTTGGTATGGACCTCCCAGGCATGGGCTTCGGCACGGTCGCGGGTGGTGCCGGTGGCTTTGCAGATCTGGCCGATCACCTCGTGGAACGT is part of the Bacteroidota bacterium genome and encodes:
- the alaS gene encoding alanine--tRNA ligase gives rise to the protein MTSSEIRQSFLDFFKSKGHTVVPSAPVIPHGDRTLLFTNAGMNQFKDVFLGEGVRPYTRAADTQKCLRVSGKHNDLEEVGHDTYHHTLFEMLGNWSFGDYYKKEAIAWAWELLTKVWGLDKTRLYATVFETDDEAARLWAEVTDIDPTHIQKFGAKDNFWEMGETGPCGPCSEIHYDKTPDKSGGPLVNAGSPDVVEIWNLVFIQHNRQPDGSLEDLPAKHVDTGMGFERVCAVMQNKYSNYDTDVFSPYIKWMSEKSGIPYNSDELQDRGMTDIAMRVIADHVRALSCAIADGALPGNEGRGYVLRRILRRAARYGRKLGFTQPFICELSGVVAQVMGVAFPELRERKDLVFKVIKAEEDSFNTTLDRGLAMFDDITASGKKTIAGDDAFKLYDTFGFPIDLTQVLAGERALTVDMKRFAELLDEQKERSKRVHAAKKHHEIASTESLNVSSEFLGYDVMAAEAKVIFAHDDLVVLDKTPFYAESGGQISDVGILMISGDPYKVVDVRKLAGGTAIGHVIEREEAIITEGASVTAEVDTIRRYDIMRNHSATHLAHSALRLILGEHVHQAGSLVTEDRLRFDFSHYQKVSDEELRDIEALVNEKIREATPLVHHRNIPFDDAKKMGALMFFGDKYGTHVNVVDFGPFSREFCGGTHVPNTAEIGLFKFVHEGSIASGTRRIEAVTGRGIERYISEKLATITDLTAERERLEEEKRKLEKEIARLNLASRKDEASSIVGSTAVLEGTKIRLSTKLVASSDGEEFKSFAEMVQSSMGSGAVIVLGSEIDGKASLVALVSDDVAKEKKIQAGKLVGAVAEIVGGKGGGRPNFAQAGGKDPSKLSEALAAAGGIIRGMLS
- a CDS encoding ATP-dependent Clp protease adaptor ClpS, which translates into the protein MGKYEIDLATVFWPHTEVVRAESLTQDYSEEDVIVSIDLPLKVMLFNDNFHTFHEVIGQICKATGTTRDRAEAHAWEVHTKGKSVVFDGDMGECLRVSSVLEEIALHTQILS